Proteins co-encoded in one Corynebacterium lujinxingii genomic window:
- the ispG gene encoding flavodoxin-dependent (E)-4-hydroxy-3-methylbut-2-enyl-diphosphate synthase has product MNTPIGLGMPEGPAPTLAERRKTRQLMVGDVGVGSDYPISVQSMTTTKTHDINATLQQIAQLATAGCDIVRVACPKTVDAEALPAIAAKSPIPVIADIHFQPKYIFAAIDAGCAAVRVNPGNIKEFDGRVKEVAKAAGDAGIPIRIGVNGGSLDPRLLAKYGKATPEALVESAIYEAGLFEEHGYGDIAISVKHSDPVLMVEAYRQLAEKTDYPLHLGVTEAGPKFMGTIKSSVAFGALLSEGIGDTIRVSLSADPVEEIKVGDQILQSLNLRPRKLEIVSCPSCGRAQVDVYKLAEEVTAGLEGMEFPLRVAVMGCVVNGPGEARDADLGVASGNGKGQIFVKGEVVETVPESKIVETLIEYANRIAEEEGLEEVAGAKAEVKVTR; this is encoded by the coding sequence ATGAATACCCCCATCGGATTAGGCATGCCAGAAGGCCCAGCACCCACCTTGGCCGAACGTCGAAAGACCCGCCAGCTGATGGTGGGCGACGTCGGTGTCGGCTCGGATTACCCGATTTCCGTGCAGTCGATGACCACCACGAAGACGCACGACATCAACGCCACCCTGCAGCAGATTGCGCAGCTCGCCACCGCGGGCTGCGACATCGTGCGTGTTGCGTGCCCGAAGACCGTCGACGCTGAAGCGTTGCCGGCGATTGCGGCGAAATCTCCCATTCCGGTGATCGCGGATATCCACTTCCAGCCGAAGTACATCTTCGCGGCGATCGACGCTGGATGCGCGGCTGTGCGCGTGAACCCCGGCAACATTAAGGAGTTCGACGGCCGCGTCAAGGAGGTCGCCAAGGCGGCAGGCGACGCAGGCATTCCGATCCGCATCGGCGTCAATGGCGGCTCGCTCGATCCGCGTCTTTTGGCCAAGTACGGCAAGGCAACGCCGGAGGCGCTCGTGGAATCCGCTATCTACGAGGCCGGACTGTTCGAGGAGCACGGCTACGGCGACATCGCTATCTCGGTGAAGCACTCCGACCCAGTGCTGATGGTGGAGGCCTACCGCCAGCTCGCCGAAAAGACGGACTACCCGCTGCACCTCGGAGTGACTGAGGCGGGCCCGAAGTTTATGGGAACGATCAAGTCGTCTGTTGCCTTCGGTGCGCTGCTCTCGGAGGGTATTGGCGACACTATCCGCGTATCGCTGTCCGCCGACCCGGTGGAGGAAATCAAGGTCGGAGATCAAATCCTGCAGTCCCTGAACCTTCGCCCGCGCAAGCTCGAGATCGTTTCCTGCCCGTCCTGCGGCCGCGCCCAGGTGGACGTGTACAAGCTGGCTGAGGAGGTCACTGCCGGCCTCGAAGGCATGGAGTTCCCGCTGCGCGTCGCCGTGATGGGCTGTGTTGTCAACGGCCCGGGCGAGGCACGCGACGCCGACCTCGGCGTGGCATCCGGCAATGGCAAGGGCCAGATCTTTGTCAAGGGCGAGGTAGTGGAGACGGTGCCGGAATCCAAGATCGTGGAAACACTCATCGAATACGCGAACCGCATCGCCGAGGAGGAAGGCCTCGAGGAAGTCGCCGGAGCCAAGGCCGAGGTCAAGGTCACTCGCTAA
- a CDS encoding M50 family metallopeptidase: MGALGIVVFALAITASIALHEAGHMFTARAFGMKVRRYFIGFGPTVWSTTRGGTEYGLAALPFGGFCDIAGMTAMDPVTAEEAPHAMVNKPAWQRIAVLAGGIVMNILVGVVVIYFVAVFSGIPNPQADFTPRVEKTVCVADQVDENTLADCTGPGPAGEAGVRAGDKILAVDGQALETFADLRDYVAARPGETVTLDVERDGSSQSIAVPLGDVERINPATGERVHAGAVGIMAAPVEDAVKQFGPVEAVPATAHFTGQLLGATVDGLISFPGKIPGVVASIFGGERDIEGPVSVIGASRTGGELAEQNQWAVFWMMLASLNFFLALFNLVPLPPLDGGHIAVVLYEKIRDFIRQLRGLGPGAPANYEKLMPLTYFMAALLLVVGVLVMAADVVNPIRIFG, from the coding sequence ATGGGCGCGCTCGGCATTGTCGTCTTCGCGCTCGCGATCACGGCGTCGATTGCTCTGCACGAGGCGGGGCACATGTTCACGGCGCGCGCCTTTGGCATGAAGGTTCGTCGCTACTTCATCGGCTTCGGTCCTACCGTATGGTCCACCACGCGTGGCGGCACTGAATACGGCCTTGCGGCGCTTCCATTCGGCGGGTTCTGCGACATCGCCGGCATGACTGCAATGGACCCGGTCACCGCGGAGGAGGCTCCGCACGCGATGGTGAACAAGCCAGCCTGGCAGCGCATCGCGGTGCTCGCCGGCGGCATTGTGATGAACATCCTCGTCGGCGTTGTGGTCATATACTTCGTCGCGGTTTTCTCCGGGATTCCGAACCCGCAGGCGGACTTCACCCCCAGGGTAGAAAAGACCGTCTGTGTTGCCGACCAGGTGGACGAGAATACCTTGGCGGATTGCACCGGGCCCGGCCCTGCCGGCGAGGCTGGCGTGCGCGCCGGCGACAAGATACTCGCTGTCGACGGCCAAGCGTTGGAGACGTTCGCCGACCTGCGTGATTACGTTGCTGCGCGCCCGGGGGAGACGGTGACGCTGGACGTGGAGCGCGACGGGTCGTCGCAAAGCATCGCAGTGCCCTTGGGGGATGTCGAGCGCATCAACCCTGCCACTGGCGAGCGCGTCCACGCAGGTGCTGTGGGCATTATGGCTGCCCCGGTAGAAGACGCGGTGAAGCAGTTCGGACCGGTTGAGGCTGTGCCCGCGACGGCGCACTTCACCGGACAGCTGCTTGGCGCGACGGTGGACGGGCTGATCTCGTTCCCGGGCAAGATCCCGGGGGTGGTCGCATCGATTTTCGGCGGTGAACGCGACATCGAGGGGCCTGTCAGCGTGATCGGCGCGTCGCGCACCGGCGGCGAGCTCGCGGAGCAAAACCAGTGGGCCGTGTTCTGGATGATGCTGGCCAGCCTGAACTTCTTCCTGGCGCTGTTTAACCTCGTGCCCTTGCCGCCGCTCGACGGCGGTCACATCGCGGTGGTGCTCTATGAAAAGATCCGCGACTTTATCCGACAGCTGCGCGGGCTTGGGCCGGGTGCTCCCGCGAATTACGAGAAGTTGATGCCGCTGACCTACTTCATGGCCGCGCTGCTGCTCGTCGTCGGCGTGCTCGTGATGGCAGCGGACGTGGTCAACCCCATCCGAATATTTGGCTAG
- a CDS encoding phosphatidate cytidylyltransferase — MKDHEEHEERATPSRWPVHAPKPKNSAGRDLRAAITTGVVLGALVIAAVWIGPPAWYPLVAASVALAMWEVMTRLREAGYQQPRTLLIILGQAMLWLSVPYETTGLVAGFAFTVLVVMFWGMFHQGRDTRPENYLRDTAVSLFVLAWIPLFGTFAAMISMISEGGVDGSAFIVAFMLCVVANDVGGYAAGVMFGSHPMAPAVSPNKSWEGFAGSLVAGIITGILVVTFLIHGPWWMGIVLGIALVICATMGDLVESQFKRELGIKDMSNLLPGHGGIMDRLDGMLPAAAATYILLTTIALMNPA; from the coding sequence ATTAAAGACCACGAGGAGCACGAGGAACGCGCGACCCCGAGCCGGTGGCCGGTGCACGCGCCGAAGCCGAAAAATAGTGCGGGCCGCGACCTGCGTGCCGCGATCACCACTGGTGTGGTCCTCGGTGCGCTTGTCATCGCCGCAGTGTGGATCGGCCCGCCGGCTTGGTACCCGCTCGTCGCCGCCTCTGTGGCGCTGGCGATGTGGGAAGTGATGACCCGGCTGCGTGAAGCCGGCTACCAGCAGCCGCGCACGCTGTTGATCATCCTCGGTCAGGCGATGCTGTGGCTGTCGGTGCCGTACGAGACCACAGGGTTGGTCGCGGGGTTTGCGTTCACCGTGCTGGTGGTCATGTTCTGGGGAATGTTCCACCAGGGCAGGGACACCCGTCCCGAAAACTATTTGCGCGATACTGCGGTGAGCCTGTTCGTGCTCGCGTGGATCCCGCTGTTTGGTACTTTCGCCGCGATGATCTCCATGATCAGCGAGGGCGGGGTAGACGGCTCCGCGTTCATCGTCGCCTTCATGCTGTGCGTGGTTGCGAACGACGTCGGCGGGTACGCGGCGGGCGTCATGTTTGGCTCGCACCCGATGGCCCCGGCGGTGAGCCCGAATAAGTCCTGGGAGGGCTTCGCTGGCTCGCTTGTCGCGGGCATTATCACCGGCATCCTCGTGGTCACGTTCCTCATTCACGGTCCGTGGTGGATGGGCATCGTCCTCGGCATTGCGCTGGTGATCTGCGCGACGATGGGCGATCTGGTAGAAAGCCAATTCAAGCGCGAACTGGGCATCAAGGACATGTCGAATCTATTGCCCGGCCACGGCGGGATCATGGACCGCCTTGACGGGATGCTGCCGGCTGCAGCTGCCACGTATATCCTGCTCACCACCATTGCGTTGATGAACCCGGCGTAG
- a CDS encoding DUF2631 domain-containing protein codes for MAHAKENAPQVYNGVSEADVPSARFGWSGLSDGAIQTAGWISVAFLIAYNFGNHEGHVETIWLIALAVLIALGLILFATKPKLNQVRTVTSHNKPAGHQEPDWIYNQATLSGDVYENLTDSQLRALNIEPGRVAHLRPARTERTAVERPATTRETVEVIEVESTGGKHERI; via the coding sequence GTGGCCCACGCAAAGGAAAACGCACCCCAGGTGTACAACGGTGTCTCTGAGGCAGACGTCCCGTCTGCCCGTTTCGGCTGGAGCGGGCTGAGCGACGGCGCAATCCAGACCGCAGGCTGGATCTCCGTTGCCTTCCTCATCGCCTACAACTTCGGCAATCACGAGGGCCACGTCGAGACCATTTGGCTCATCGCCCTCGCTGTGCTCATCGCGCTCGGCCTGATCCTGTTTGCCACCAAGCCGAAGCTCAACCAGGTGCGCACCGTCACCTCCCACAACAAGCCGGCTGGCCACCAGGAACCGGATTGGATCTACAACCAGGCCACCCTGTCCGGTGATGTGTACGAAAACCTCACCGACAGCCAGCTGCGCGCCCTGAACATCGAGCCGGGTCGCGTCGCTCACCTGCGACCGGCACGCACCGAGCGGACCGCTGTCGAGCGCCCGGCGACCACCCGCGAGACCGTCGAGGTTATCGAGGTCGAGTCCACCGGCGGAAAGCACGAGCGCATCTAG
- the rlmN gene encoding 23S rRNA (adenine(2503)-C(2))-methyltransferase RlmN, translating to MSDFPQIQLLTPKRGMPPKHFADLSKQERIDALKDLGLPKFRADQIARHYYGKFEADPLTMTDLPETQRQTVKDALFPTLLHPVRTWETDEGDTTKTLWRLHDGILLESVLMRYPGRATLCISSQAGCGMACPFCATGQGGLDRNLSVAEIVDQVRAAAAMMAAEGSRLSNIVFMGMGEPLANYKRVVEAVRQITQPSPDGFGISQRNVTVSTVGLAPQIRMLADEDLSCTLAVSLHTPDDELRDELVPVNNRFAVSEVLDAARYYADKTGRRVSIEYALIRDMNDQDFRADMLGKKLHQALGSRVHVNVIPLNPTPGSKWDASPKERQDEFVRRVAAQGVPCTVRDTKGQEIAAACGQLAAEEKTG from the coding sequence ATGAGCGATTTCCCCCAAATCCAACTTCTCACGCCGAAGCGCGGCATGCCCCCGAAGCACTTCGCTGACCTGTCGAAGCAGGAGCGTATCGACGCCCTCAAGGACCTCGGCCTGCCTAAGTTCCGCGCCGACCAGATCGCGCGCCATTACTACGGCAAGTTCGAAGCCGATCCGTTGACGATGACGGACCTGCCGGAGACGCAGCGCCAGACTGTGAAAGACGCGCTCTTTCCAACGCTGCTGCACCCGGTCCGCACATGGGAGACCGACGAGGGCGACACCACAAAGACCTTGTGGCGCCTGCACGACGGCATCCTGCTCGAGTCCGTGTTGATGCGCTATCCGGGCCGGGCGACCCTGTGTATCTCTTCGCAGGCAGGCTGCGGTATGGCTTGCCCGTTCTGCGCGACGGGCCAGGGCGGGCTTGACCGCAACCTTTCTGTTGCGGAGATCGTCGACCAGGTCCGCGCCGCAGCCGCCATGATGGCCGCGGAAGGATCCCGCCTGTCCAACATCGTGTTCATGGGCATGGGCGAGCCGCTAGCGAACTACAAGCGCGTCGTCGAGGCGGTGCGTCAGATCACGCAGCCGTCGCCGGACGGGTTCGGCATCTCGCAGCGCAACGTCACCGTCTCCACAGTGGGGCTTGCGCCCCAGATCCGCATGCTTGCCGACGAAGACCTGTCCTGCACCCTCGCCGTGAGCCTGCACACCCCGGACGACGAGCTTCGCGACGAATTGGTGCCGGTGAACAACCGCTTCGCCGTCTCAGAGGTGCTCGACGCTGCGCGTTACTACGCCGACAAGACGGGCCGGCGTGTGTCCATCGAGTACGCGTTGATCCGCGACATGAACGACCAGGACTTCCGCGCCGACATGCTGGGGAAGAAACTCCACCAAGCGCTCGGTTCGCGCGTGCACGTTAACGTGATCCCGCTGAACCCGACGCCGGGCTCGAAGTGGGACGCCTCGCCGAAGGAGCGCCAGGACGAGTTCGTGCGCCGTGTCGCCGCCCAGGGTGTGCCGTGCACCGTTCGCGACACGAAGGGTCAGGAGATCGCCGCGGCGTGCGGGCAGCTCGCAGCGGAGGAGAAGACGGGGTAG
- the pyrH gene encoding UMP kinase, whose protein sequence is MLKLGGEMFGGGKVGIDPDVVESVARQIADVARGGTEVAVVIGGGNFFRGAQLQQRGMDRARSDYMGMLGTVMNCLALQDFLQQMGVDCRVQTAINMAQISEPYLPLRAVRHLEKGRVVIFGAGMGMPYFSTDTTAAQRALEIGCEVLLMAKGVDGVYDSDPRENPDAKLYSEISPREVIEHGLKVADATAFSLCMDNNMPILVFNLLQEGNIARAVSGEQVGTLVA, encoded by the coding sequence ATGCTGAAGCTGGGGGGTGAGATGTTCGGCGGCGGCAAGGTCGGCATCGATCCCGATGTCGTCGAGTCTGTCGCCCGCCAGATCGCGGATGTTGCCCGCGGCGGCACCGAGGTGGCAGTTGTCATCGGCGGCGGCAACTTTTTCCGCGGAGCCCAGCTGCAGCAGCGCGGCATGGACCGTGCGCGGTCGGACTACATGGGCATGCTCGGTACGGTGATGAACTGCCTCGCGCTGCAGGACTTCCTCCAGCAGATGGGCGTAGATTGCCGCGTGCAGACCGCCATCAACATGGCGCAGATCTCCGAGCCGTACCTGCCGCTGCGTGCGGTGCGCCACCTGGAGAAGGGCCGCGTGGTCATCTTCGGCGCCGGCATGGGCATGCCGTACTTTTCCACCGACACCACCGCAGCCCAGCGCGCGCTGGAGATCGGCTGCGAGGTGCTTCTCATGGCCAAGGGTGTCGACGGCGTCTACGACTCCGATCCGCGCGAGAACCCGGACGCGAAGCTGTATTCGGAGATTTCTCCGCGGGAAGTCATCGAGCACGGCCTGAAGGTCGCCGACGCCACCGCGTTCAGCCTGTGCATGGACAACAACATGCCGATTCTGGTGTTCAACCTGCTGCAGGAAGGCAACATCGCGCGCGCCGTCTCCGGTGAGCAGGTGGGCACGCTAGTCGCGTAG
- a CDS encoding amidase family protein: MLHPAFTSLPPRETRPYPRTGSLAGWAIPVKDGTDIAGVETTHGNPQRAYVATTTDPFVLDLLARGAEIPAKTLTSELGATCYAERPGVPVLESPAYPGCTPGGSSTGAAVVVADGTVRAAHGTDAGGSIRVPAAACEVVGFKPASQGLSANGFLTRAVTDQYTLCGWSRPKRRPVRIGVLTEGIFADPDVDDRRGALVDKLAGALDFDTVALKPYQESRETYAHFSTTITASFRNTDPLDSDYITWLVEQSHRLTRARIEAAAAHRRALPAMLAAQWDVDAVLSPTLATDPPRIGYFPALHPEESFHAQTAWSPWCSLFNMIGTPAIAIGGVHLGSLTLTGPELLAVAEVVEKRLRD; this comes from the coding sequence ATGCTGCACCCCGCGTTCACTTCGCTTCCGCCACGCGAGACGCGGCCGTATCCACGCACCGGAAGCCTCGCCGGCTGGGCGATCCCGGTCAAAGACGGCACCGACATCGCGGGCGTGGAAACCACCCACGGCAACCCGCAGCGCGCATACGTAGCGACGACCACCGACCCCTTCGTCCTCGACCTCCTGGCCCGCGGCGCGGAGATCCCGGCGAAGACACTGACCTCCGAGCTCGGCGCCACCTGCTACGCGGAACGCCCCGGCGTACCAGTATTGGAATCACCCGCCTACCCCGGATGCACACCCGGTGGATCATCCACGGGCGCAGCCGTCGTTGTTGCCGACGGCACCGTGCGCGCAGCACACGGCACGGATGCCGGCGGCTCCATCCGGGTACCAGCCGCGGCCTGCGAAGTCGTGGGATTTAAGCCGGCAAGCCAGGGGCTTTCCGCGAACGGATTTCTCACCCGCGCGGTGACCGACCAGTACACGCTGTGCGGCTGGTCGCGGCCCAAGCGGCGGCCGGTGCGCATCGGTGTGCTCACCGAGGGGATTTTCGCTGATCCAGATGTGGACGATCGGCGCGGTGCTCTTGTCGACAAGCTCGCAGGAGCCCTCGATTTTGACACGGTGGCTTTGAAACCGTACCAAGAGTCACGCGAGACGTACGCGCACTTTTCCACCACCATCACCGCGAGTTTCCGAAACACGGATCCGTTAGATAGCGACTACATCACGTGGCTGGTCGAGCAGTCCCACCGGCTCACGCGGGCACGCATCGAAGCCGCCGCAGCCCACCGTCGCGCACTGCCCGCAATGCTGGCGGCCCAGTGGGACGTCGACGCAGTGCTCTCCCCCACGCTCGCCACCGACCCGCCGAGGATCGGCTACTTCCCCGCGCTGCACCCAGAGGAGTCGTTCCACGCGCAGACCGCCTGGTCGCCGTGGTGCTCGCTGTTCAATATGATTGGCACCCCGGCGATCGCAATCGGCGGGGTGCACCTGGGAAGCCTCACGCTCACCGGTCCGGAGTTGTTGGCGGTGGCGGAGGTCGTCGAAAAGCGGCTACGCGACTAG
- the rpsB gene encoding 30S ribosomal protein S2, whose product MAVVTMRELLDAGVHFGHQTRRWNPKMRRFIFTERNGIYIIDLQQTLTYIDEAFEFVKETVAHGGTILFVGTKKQAQEPIQEEAQRVGMPYVTHRWLGGMLTNFQTVSKRIGRMKELQAMDAAEDGYAGRGKKEVLMLTRERVKLERVLGGIADMTKAPSALWIVDTNKEHIAVNEAQKLRIPVVAVLDTNCDPDVVDFPIPGNDDAIGAVKLLTHIVGEAVVAGKQQREERQLAAARDAAGDTDAKRQAEAAEAAAQAASSDEVSAADAAKAAAAAETAAPQEVAEVQQPHAVRAAEQAKQDDKSETQA is encoded by the coding sequence ATGGCAGTTGTAACCATGCGTGAACTCCTCGACGCCGGTGTCCACTTCGGTCACCAGACGCGTCGCTGGAACCCGAAGATGCGTCGCTTCATCTTCACGGAGCGCAACGGCATCTACATCATCGATCTTCAGCAGACGCTGACCTACATCGATGAGGCATTTGAGTTTGTCAAGGAGACCGTCGCACACGGCGGCACCATCCTGTTCGTTGGCACCAAGAAGCAGGCGCAGGAGCCGATCCAGGAAGAGGCGCAGCGCGTCGGCATGCCGTACGTGACGCACCGCTGGCTGGGCGGCATGCTCACCAACTTCCAGACCGTGTCCAAGCGCATCGGCCGCATGAAGGAACTCCAGGCGATGGACGCAGCCGAAGACGGCTACGCAGGTCGCGGCAAGAAGGAAGTCCTCATGCTCACCCGCGAGCGCGTCAAGCTCGAGCGCGTGCTCGGCGGTATCGCCGACATGACCAAGGCTCCGTCCGCGCTTTGGATCGTGGACACCAACAAGGAGCACATCGCCGTCAACGAGGCGCAGAAGCTGCGCATCCCGGTCGTGGCTGTCCTGGACACCAACTGCGACCCGGACGTTGTCGACTTCCCGATCCCGGGCAACGACGACGCCATCGGCGCCGTCAAGCTGCTCACCCACATCGTGGGCGAGGCAGTCGTCGCTGGTAAGCAGCAGCGCGAAGAGCGCCAGCTCGCTGCCGCACGCGACGCCGCCGGCGACACCGACGCGAAGCGTCAGGCTGAGGCTGCTGAGGCTGCCGCACAGGCCGCGTCTTCCGACGAGGTTTCCGCAGCCGACGCTGCGAAGGCCGCTGCCGCCGCCGAGACCGCTGCTCCGCAGGAGGTCGCGGAGGTCCAGCAGCCGCACGCTGTCCGCGCTGCTGAGCAGGCCAAGCAGGACGACAAGTCCGAAACCCAGGCGTAA
- the dxr gene encoding 1-deoxy-D-xylulose-5-phosphate reductoisomerase: MPKRVGSWHYGRVRNVLILGSTGSIGTQAVEVIRENRDKFNVVGIATGGNKPERAIEQAREFGLHADQVAVRNIEGAKIVSKEIGGFVITGDNCAAGLVESQPADVVVNALVGAAGLPATMAALKRGATLALANKESLVAGGRLVLDAAKPGQIVPVDSEHSAMAQCLRSGNRDEVARLVLTASGGPFRGMKRDDLLGVTPEQAVAHPTWSMGAMNSINSATMVNKGLELIEASLLFGIDPDDIDVTIHPQSVIHSMVTFTDGATIAQASPPSMKLPISLALNWPRRVPKAQESLDFTQAFEWGFEPLDDDVFPAVRLARQAARLGDPFPAIYNAANEGAVEAFFAGRIKFPQIVDIIGEVLDAAGEFAEAPKDVSDVMRIEARSRERVNAAIARIEKR, encoded by the coding sequence ATGCCGAAACGGGTGGGGTCATGGCACTATGGACGCGTGCGAAACGTATTGATCTTGGGCTCGACCGGTTCCATCGGCACTCAGGCCGTGGAAGTGATCCGGGAAAACCGCGACAAATTTAACGTCGTCGGCATAGCCACCGGCGGCAACAAGCCTGAGCGTGCCATCGAGCAGGCGAGGGAGTTCGGCCTGCACGCCGACCAGGTTGCGGTGCGCAATATCGAAGGTGCCAAGATCGTGTCCAAGGAGATTGGCGGATTCGTCATCACCGGCGACAACTGTGCTGCGGGCTTGGTGGAGTCCCAGCCCGCGGACGTCGTCGTGAATGCACTCGTGGGAGCTGCGGGGCTGCCGGCCACGATGGCCGCTTTGAAGCGTGGCGCGACGCTGGCGCTTGCAAATAAGGAATCGCTTGTCGCCGGCGGCCGACTGGTGCTCGATGCCGCGAAGCCGGGCCAGATTGTCCCGGTGGATTCAGAGCACTCCGCGATGGCGCAATGTCTGCGCTCGGGCAACCGCGATGAGGTGGCCCGCTTGGTGCTCACCGCCTCCGGCGGCCCGTTCCGTGGGATGAAGCGCGACGACTTGCTCGGTGTTACGCCGGAGCAGGCGGTCGCTCACCCGACGTGGTCGATGGGTGCGATGAATTCGATCAACTCCGCCACGATGGTGAATAAAGGGCTGGAACTCATCGAGGCCTCCCTGTTGTTCGGCATCGACCCGGACGACATCGACGTGACCATCCACCCGCAGTCGGTGATCCACTCCATGGTCACGTTCACCGACGGAGCAACAATCGCGCAGGCGTCGCCGCCGTCGATGAAGCTGCCGATCTCGCTTGCGCTGAACTGGCCGCGCCGCGTGCCCAAGGCCCAGGAGTCGCTCGATTTCACGCAGGCGTTTGAGTGGGGCTTCGAGCCGCTTGACGACGATGTCTTCCCGGCCGTCCGCCTCGCCCGCCAGGCGGCACGTCTCGGTGACCCGTTCCCGGCGATTTACAACGCAGCCAACGAGGGCGCTGTCGAGGCGTTCTTCGCGGGACGAATCAAGTTCCCGCAAATTGTGGACATCATCGGCGAAGTACTTGACGCGGCGGGTGAGTTCGCCGAAGCTCCCAAGGATGTGTCTGACGTCATGCGGATTGAGGCTCGGTCCCGCGAGCGTGTCAACGCCGCCATCGCGCGTATTGAAAAGCGCTAG
- the tsf gene encoding translation elongation factor Ts → MANYTAADVKKLREITGSGMLDCKKALEETDGDFDKAVENLRIKGAKDVGKRAERNALEGLVAVSGNTIVEINSETDFVAKNQEFKDLAAEIANAAAAVKANSQEELAKADVNGETAHDVLERLSAKIGEKLELRRAATIEGDQVAKYLHQKAADLPPAVGVLVAYTGDNAEAAHQVALQIAAMKARYLNQESVPADVVEKERAVQEEITRNEGKPEAAIAKIVEGRMGGFFKDVVLLDQPSLADSKKTVKQFAEESGIEITDFVRYEVGQA, encoded by the coding sequence ATGGCGAACTACACTGCTGCTGACGTCAAGAAGCTCCGCGAGATCACCGGCTCCGGCATGCTCGACTGCAAGAAGGCGCTCGAGGAGACCGACGGCGACTTCGACAAGGCCGTCGAGAACCTCCGCATCAAGGGTGCGAAGGACGTGGGCAAGCGCGCAGAGCGCAACGCGCTCGAGGGCCTCGTTGCTGTTTCCGGCAACACCATCGTGGAGATCAACTCCGAGACCGACTTCGTGGCCAAGAACCAGGAGTTCAAGGACCTCGCAGCCGAGATCGCAAACGCTGCTGCGGCAGTGAAGGCGAACTCGCAGGAGGAGCTGGCCAAGGCTGATGTGAACGGCGAGACCGCCCACGACGTTCTGGAGCGCCTCTCCGCCAAGATCGGCGAAAAGCTCGAGCTGCGTCGCGCCGCCACCATCGAGGGCGACCAGGTGGCGAAGTACCTGCACCAGAAGGCTGCGGACCTGCCGCCGGCCGTCGGTGTGCTCGTCGCTTACACGGGCGACAACGCGGAGGCTGCACACCAGGTCGCTTTGCAGATCGCTGCGATGAAGGCCCGCTACCTCAACCAGGAGTCCGTGCCGGCTGACGTCGTCGAGAAGGAGCGTGCGGTCCAGGAAGAGATCACCCGCAACGAGGGAAAGCCGGAGGCTGCCATCGCCAAGATCGTCGAGGGCCGCATGGGCGGCTTCTTCAAGGACGTAGTCCTGCTCGACCAGCCGTCCCTGGCTGACTCCAAGAAGACCGTGAAGCAGTTCGCTGAGGAAAGCGGCATCGAGATCACCGATTTCGTGCGTTACGAGGTCGGCCAGGCGTAA
- the frr gene encoding ribosome recycling factor, translating to MIDDVLLDAEERMTSSVDHAREDLSTIRTGRANPAMFNGVMADFYGVPTPITQMATVSVPEPRMLMIKPYDMSTMGEIENAIRNSDLGVNPTDDGQVIRVSVPQLTEERRRDLVKQAKQKGEDGKIAIRNIRRQGMEALKKIQKDGDAGEDEVTSAEKALDKTTQGFVAQIDEIVQRKEDELLEV from the coding sequence ATGATTGATGATGTTTTGCTTGACGCCGAAGAGCGCATGACCTCTTCCGTCGACCACGCACGAGAGGACCTGTCCACCATCCGCACCGGCCGCGCCAACCCGGCAATGTTTAACGGTGTGATGGCGGACTTCTACGGTGTGCCGACCCCGATTACCCAGATGGCGACCGTCTCCGTGCCGGAACCGCGCATGCTGATGATCAAGCCCTACGACATGTCCACCATGGGCGAAATTGAAAACGCCATCCGCAACTCGGATCTGGGCGTCAACCCGACCGACGATGGTCAGGTCATCCGCGTCTCCGTCCCGCAGCTCACCGAGGAGCGCCGCCGCGACCTGGTCAAGCAAGCCAAGCAGAAGGGTGAGGACGGCAAGATCGCCATCCGCAACATCCGCCGCCAGGGCATGGAAGCACTGAAGAAGATCCAGAAGGACGGCGACGCCGGCGAGGACGAGGTCACCTCCGCAGAAAAGGCGCTGGACAAAACCACGCAGGGCTTCGTCGCCCAGATTGACGAGATCGTGCAGCGCAAGGAAGACGAGCTGCTGGAGGTCTAG